A single region of the Halorubrum depositum genome encodes:
- a CDS encoding Hsp20/alpha crystallin family protein has product MSALRDALRDLPDAVFADLLESDDGYVLVVDLPGATAETTEVLAEDGRIVIEGRREKGVPGGFRYVNEDRPLFLDAELPLPGDADGSGADAEMDRGVLEVTIPKRTGDASRTIPVDEADEADEGGEADGSDDEADEGGEADGSDDEADA; this is encoded by the coding sequence ATGTCAGCGTTACGCGATGCGCTCCGGGACCTCCCGGACGCGGTGTTTGCGGATCTGCTCGAATCAGACGACGGGTACGTCCTCGTCGTCGACCTCCCCGGCGCGACCGCGGAGACGACCGAGGTCCTCGCCGAGGACGGCCGGATCGTCATCGAGGGTCGCCGCGAGAAGGGGGTTCCCGGGGGGTTCCGCTACGTCAACGAGGACCGCCCCCTGTTCCTCGACGCGGAGCTCCCGCTCCCGGGCGACGCCGACGGGAGCGGCGCGGACGCCGAGATGGACCGGGGGGTACTCGAGGTCACGATCCCGAAGCGGACCGGGGACGCCTCCCGCACTATCCCCGTCGACGAGGCCGACGAGGCCGATGAAGGGGGCGAGGCCGACGGTTCCGACGACGAGGCCGACGAAGGGGGCGAGGCCGACGGTTCCGACGACGAGGCCGACGCCTGA
- a CDS encoding DUF2391 family protein, whose amino-acid sequence MDGDDSGRRSVGSSSSPDGDRSAGPTDETDGSVPANGGLENPDINDLLAKLDALSDTVDGEHEREKVRQTISLVEQMPGSAAFRTRITKYTSRDMAEAFVGSVLFALPLLVEGGVFEIAAWFAAATPRGVPVLLLAHVGFVLVLTAGLLYFADFRQIEISHPILGVIPRRYAGILLVSLFTSLFMLSLWGRLHEGDPTALERVSRVAVVWAAAAFGASLGDILPGESQGEDINDLDLDDIDLDFNRDD is encoded by the coding sequence ATGGACGGCGACGACTCGGGACGACGGTCCGTCGGATCGAGTTCGTCTCCCGACGGGGACCGCTCGGCGGGACCGACCGACGAGACCGACGGGAGCGTTCCCGCGAACGGCGGCCTCGAGAACCCCGACATCAACGACCTGCTCGCGAAGCTCGACGCCCTGAGCGACACCGTCGACGGGGAGCACGAGCGCGAGAAGGTGCGTCAGACCATCTCGCTCGTCGAGCAGATGCCCGGCAGCGCGGCGTTCAGGACGCGGATCACGAAGTACACCTCGCGGGACATGGCCGAGGCGTTCGTGGGTTCGGTCCTCTTCGCGTTACCCCTGCTCGTCGAGGGGGGCGTCTTCGAGATCGCGGCGTGGTTCGCCGCGGCAACCCCCCGCGGCGTCCCCGTCCTCCTGCTCGCCCACGTGGGGTTCGTCTTGGTGTTGACCGCCGGGCTCCTCTACTTCGCCGACTTCCGGCAGATCGAGATCAGCCATCCGATACTCGGCGTCATCCCGCGCCGCTACGCCGGGATCCTGCTCGTCTCGCTGTTCACCTCCCTCTTCATGCTCTCCCTCTGGGGGCGGCTCCACGAGGGCGACCCGACCGCGCTCGAACGGGTCTCGCGCGTGGCGGTCGTCTGGGCCGCGGCCGCGTTCGGGGCGAGCCTCGGCGACATTCTCCCCGGCGAGTCGCAGGGAGAGGACATCAACGACCTCGACTTGGACGACATCGACCTGGATTTCAACCGCGACGACTGA
- a CDS encoding alpha/beta fold hydrolase produces MQRVTHDGRDTAYRVSDRGGDGPTVCFVHGSGGSKDVWKAQARLSDRFPVVALDLSGHGDSDDVDAPAGPETLGAYADDVVAVAEATGATVLCGNSLGGAVALWIALERDLPLDGLVLAGTGAKLAVAEPLLDALAADFGRAIDLLHEPDRLFHDAPPEYVELSRAGMRECGRAVTERDFRTCHAFDVRDRLDEIAAPSLAVVGERDALTPPEYHDYLADRIDDCERAVIEDAAHLAMLECPEAFNAALSSFLGRHSET; encoded by the coding sequence ATGCAGCGAGTCACCCACGACGGCCGCGACACCGCGTACCGCGTCTCGGACCGCGGCGGCGACGGACCCACGGTCTGTTTCGTCCACGGGAGCGGCGGGAGCAAAGACGTCTGGAAGGCGCAGGCGCGACTGAGCGACCGGTTCCCGGTCGTCGCGCTCGACCTCTCCGGGCACGGCGACAGCGACGACGTCGACGCGCCGGCCGGGCCCGAGACGCTCGGCGCCTACGCGGACGACGTCGTCGCCGTCGCGGAGGCGACGGGCGCGACCGTCCTCTGCGGGAACTCCCTCGGCGGCGCCGTGGCCCTGTGGATCGCCTTGGAACGCGACCTCCCGCTCGACGGGCTCGTCCTCGCGGGCACGGGCGCGAAGCTGGCGGTCGCGGAGCCGCTGCTAGACGCGCTCGCGGCCGACTTCGGCCGGGCGATCGACCTGCTCCACGAGCCCGACCGACTCTTCCACGACGCGCCCCCGGAGTACGTCGAACTCTCGCGTGCGGGCATGCGCGAGTGCGGTCGCGCCGTCACCGAGCGAGACTTCCGGACCTGCCACGCGTTCGACGTGCGCGACCGCCTCGACGAGATCGCGGCGCCGTCGCTCGCGGTCGTCGGTGAGCGCGACGCGCTCACGCCCCCGGAGTACCACGACTACTTGGCGGACCGGATCGACGACTGCGAGCGCGCGGTGATAGAGGACGCCGCGCACCTCGCGATGCTCGAATGCCCCGAGGCGTTCAACGCGGCGCTCTCGTCGTTCCTCGGGCGTCACTCGGAAACATAA
- a CDS encoding DUF7127 family protein — protein sequence MNHQQTRSTGDGALLRRFEYDDGWIVAADLGADAANVSVDAVGETAIVVVEGDGEPVETEFELPGPAASTAVANGVVTVEGDTAEDDAAEDDAAEGER from the coding sequence ATGAATCACCAACAGACCCGATCGACCGGCGACGGCGCGCTGCTCCGCCGGTTCGAGTACGATGACGGGTGGATCGTCGCCGCCGATCTGGGTGCCGACGCCGCGAACGTGAGCGTCGACGCGGTCGGCGAGACGGCGATCGTCGTCGTCGAGGGCGACGGCGAGCCGGTCGAGACCGAGTTCGAACTGCCGGGCCCGGCCGCGTCGACCGCGGTCGCGAACGGCGTGGTCACCGTGGAAGGCGACACTGCCGAGGACGATGCGGCCGAGGACGACGCCGCGGAGGGCGAGCGATGA
- a CDS encoding CDC48 family AAA ATPase: protein MKLTVRPLKQKDAGRRLAAIDRVAAEELGLSGGDIVRVEGSDGAAIARVWPGYPEDDGTGVVRIDGRLRQEADVGIDDRVTVESVDVSRAESVTIAFPSQLRVRGQIAPFIRDKLSGQPVTEGQTIRTSMGFGLMGGQSQAVPMKVASTTPSGTVVITDDTEIEISEVPAEELAERSGSGEGASEGPDVTYEDIGGLDGELEQVREMIELPMRHPELFKRLGIDPPKGVLLHGPPGTGKTLIAKAVANEIDASFHNISGPEIMSKYYGESEEQLREIFEEASEEAPSIIFMDELDSIAPKREEAGGDVERRVVAQLLSLMDGLEERGEVVVIGATNRVDAIDPALRRGGRFDREIEVGVPDRDGRKEILQVHTRNMPLVDEIDLDEYAENTHGFVGADLESLAKESAMHALRRIRPELDLESDEIDADVLNSIQVTEEDFKEAMKGIEPSALREVFVEVPDVSWDQVGGLEDTKERLRETIQWPLEYPEVFEELDMQAAKGVLMYGPPGTGKTLLAKAVANESESNFISIKGPELLNKYVGESEKGVREVFSKARENAPTIVFFDEIDSIATERGKNSGDSGVGERVVSQLLTELDGLESLEDVVVIATTNRPDLIDSALLRPGRLDRHVHVPVPDEEARRKILEVHTREKPLADDVDLDAIARKTEGYVGADLEAVAREASMNASREFIGSVTREEVGESVGNVRVTMAHFEDALDEVNPSVTPETRERYEEIEKQFQRSDVDRTDAEPGTAFQ, encoded by the coding sequence ATGAAGCTCACCGTCAGACCCCTCAAGCAGAAGGACGCCGGACGCCGCCTCGCGGCGATCGACCGCGTCGCGGCCGAGGAGCTGGGGCTCTCCGGCGGCGACATCGTCCGCGTCGAGGGCTCGGACGGGGCCGCGATCGCCCGCGTCTGGCCCGGCTACCCCGAGGACGACGGCACCGGCGTCGTGCGCATCGACGGGCGGCTCCGTCAGGAGGCCGACGTCGGCATCGACGACCGCGTGACGGTCGAGTCGGTCGACGTCTCCCGGGCGGAGTCGGTCACGATCGCCTTCCCGAGCCAGCTCCGCGTGCGCGGGCAGATCGCCCCGTTCATCCGCGACAAGCTCTCCGGGCAGCCGGTGACCGAGGGCCAGACGATCCGCACGTCGATGGGCTTCGGCCTGATGGGCGGCCAGTCGCAGGCGGTGCCGATGAAGGTCGCCTCGACCACCCCGTCTGGGACGGTCGTCATCACCGACGACACCGAGATCGAGATCTCGGAAGTCCCCGCCGAGGAGCTCGCCGAGCGGAGCGGGAGCGGCGAGGGCGCAAGCGAGGGCCCGGACGTCACCTACGAGGACATCGGCGGGCTCGACGGCGAGCTCGAACAGGTCCGCGAGATGATCGAGCTGCCGATGCGGCACCCGGAGCTGTTCAAGCGGCTCGGCATCGACCCGCCGAAGGGCGTCCTGCTCCATGGCCCGCCGGGCACCGGGAAGACGCTGATCGCGAAGGCCGTCGCCAACGAAATCGACGCCAGCTTCCACAACATCTCCGGTCCGGAGATCATGTCGAAGTACTACGGCGAGAGCGAGGAGCAGCTCCGTGAGATCTTCGAGGAGGCCTCCGAGGAGGCGCCCTCGATCATCTTCATGGACGAGCTCGACTCGATCGCGCCCAAGCGCGAGGAGGCCGGCGGCGACGTCGAACGGCGCGTCGTGGCCCAGCTGCTCTCGCTGATGGACGGGCTCGAAGAGCGCGGCGAGGTCGTCGTCATCGGCGCCACCAACCGCGTCGACGCCATCGACCCCGCGCTCCGGCGCGGCGGTCGCTTCGACCGCGAGATCGAGGTCGGCGTCCCCGACCGCGACGGCCGCAAGGAGATCCTGCAGGTCCACACGCGGAACATGCCGCTGGTCGACGAGATCGATCTCGACGAGTACGCGGAGAACACCCACGGCTTCGTCGGAGCCGACCTCGAGTCGCTCGCGAAGGAGTCCGCGATGCACGCGCTGCGCCGGATCCGCCCCGAGCTCGACTTAGAGAGCGACGAGATCGACGCCGACGTGCTGAACTCCATTCAGGTCACCGAGGAGGACTTCAAGGAGGCGATGAAGGGCATCGAGCCCTCCGCGCTCCGCGAGGTGTTCGTCGAGGTCCCGGACGTCAGCTGGGACCAGGTCGGCGGCTTAGAAGACACCAAAGAGCGGCTCCGCGAGACGATCCAGTGGCCGCTGGAGTACCCCGAGGTGTTCGAGGAGCTCGACATGCAGGCCGCCAAGGGCGTCCTGATGTACGGCCCGCCGGGCACGGGGAAGACCCTGCTCGCAAAGGCCGTCGCCAACGAGAGCGAGTCGAACTTCATCTCGATCAAGGGGCCGGAGCTGCTGAACAAGTACGTGGGCGAGTCCGAGAAGGGCGTCCGCGAGGTGTTCAGCAAGGCCCGCGAGAACGCGCCGACTATCGTGTTCTTCGACGAGATCGACTCGATCGCCACCGAGCGCGGGAAGAACTCCGGCGACTCCGGCGTCGGCGAGCGCGTCGTCTCACAGCTGCTGACCGAGCTCGACGGGCTCGAGTCGCTGGAGGACGTCGTCGTCATCGCGACGACGAACCGCCCGGACCTCATCGACTCGGCGCTGCTCCGGCCCGGCCGACTCGACCGCCACGTGCACGTGCCCGTGCCGGACGAGGAGGCCCGCCGGAAGATCCTGGAGGTCCACACCCGTGAGAAGCCGCTGGCCGACGACGTCGACCTCGACGCGATCGCCCGGAAGACGGAGGGGTACGTCGGCGCCGACCTCGAGGCCGTGGCCCGCGAGGCGTCGATGAACGCCTCTCGGGAGTTCATCGGCAGCGTCACCCGCGAGGAGGTCGGTGAGTCCGTCGGCAACGTCCGCGTGACGATGGCGCACTTCGAGGACGCCTTAGACGAGGTGAACCCGAGCGTTACCCCCGAGACGCGGGAGCGCTACGAGGAGATCGAAAAGCAGTTCCAGCGGTCCGACGTCGACCGCACGGACGCCGAGCCCGGCACCGCGTTCCAGTAA
- a CDS encoding adenosylcobalamin-dependent ribonucleoside-diphosphate reductase, whose translation MSSDGVAADELELPIKRTTGDTMEERLTANAYHNILPARYLRKNADGETIENPEELFDRVARNVALAEAVFEAEKQDVEVTVTPDQLKPDHPRRDELAEEVFGAGTTAEDDSEERSSSGSAAEPQNAEATLTAHNVNKFAFDTVVPELPESVRDHVEATADRFRDGMEQLSFMPNSPTLMNAGDELQQLSACFVDSPDDDITDIHQTAKEAAEVFQSGGGMGYAFWKLRPYGDSVGSTGGIASGPITFMRTFDQMCETIAQGGARRGAQMGVMRVSHPDVIQFIHSKNKDVSLAHSLRLNDPDDFTHNSFADALEEARDLIDEDGKVPEHLRNAVEGHLSNFNISVGVTDDFMEALYNDEEFTFTNPRTEEPHIATPETKEIYDMFGLGEHVEVGEELSIPAQELWDDMIEGAHENGEPGVIYLERVNKEHSFDVEEHPDHRILATNPCGEQPLEEYEACNLGHINLSTLAAQDAPDWRVWSAEHADEYESKEAAMSAFLEQAIDFEEFDERIDYGTRFLENVVTMSDFPVEKIEQKVRDMRKIGLGVMGLAQLYIQLGIPYGTEEGNEVARQLMTHINHASKQTSHELATERGTFNDWEESKYANPTEHREWFEHYTGLDADEWADGFPIRNHNTTTIAPTGTTSMIGNTTGGCEPIYNVAYYKNVSDDVQGDEMLVEFDDYFLRTLEENDVDVDAVKKEAQDQMAANEFDGVDGLETVPDAIGELFVVTGDLSGKQHAAVQCACQEGVDSAISKTCNFPNDATAEEMEEVYRYIYDHGGKGVTVYRDGTRSKQVLTTRAKNAEFADESEAAEAIVEQIGEVFGGVEAFLENEDVQAAIDTEIADLLEASEQPRIDYSERSPRPDSLNGVTQRVETGYGKLYVTINEDENGRPFELFANIGHSGGYTNSFTEALAKVISTALRSGVDPDEIVDELQGTRSPKVAWDKGEQIQSIPDAIGTALRRYLDDEIDKGIPQQQSLDDVERDLASEPTSQTDGGAVDAPSADAPGPAAEDDAAGADDAMQELIAAGESPECPDCGGMNLYYSEGCKTCESCGWSEC comes from the coding sequence ATGAGCAGCGACGGCGTCGCCGCCGACGAACTCGAACTGCCGATCAAACGAACCACGGGCGACACGATGGAGGAGCGCCTCACCGCCAACGCCTACCACAACATCCTGCCCGCGCGGTACCTCCGGAAGAACGCGGACGGCGAGACGATCGAGAACCCCGAGGAGCTGTTCGACCGCGTCGCGCGCAACGTCGCGCTCGCGGAGGCCGTCTTCGAGGCCGAGAAGCAGGACGTCGAGGTCACCGTCACGCCCGACCAGCTGAAGCCCGACCACCCGCGGCGCGACGAACTGGCGGAGGAAGTGTTCGGCGCCGGCACCACCGCCGAGGACGACAGCGAGGAACGGAGTTCCTCTGGCTCTGCGGCGGAGCCGCAGAACGCGGAGGCGACGCTCACCGCGCACAACGTTAATAAGTTCGCGTTCGACACCGTCGTTCCCGAACTCCCCGAGAGCGTGCGCGACCACGTCGAGGCGACCGCGGACCGGTTCCGCGACGGAATGGAGCAGCTCTCCTTCATGCCGAACTCGCCGACCCTGATGAACGCGGGCGACGAGCTCCAGCAGCTCTCCGCCTGCTTCGTCGACTCCCCCGACGACGACATCACCGACATCCACCAGACCGCCAAGGAGGCGGCCGAGGTGTTCCAGTCCGGCGGCGGGATGGGGTACGCGTTCTGGAAGCTCCGGCCCTACGGCGACTCCGTCGGCTCGACGGGCGGCATCGCCTCCGGCCCGATCACGTTCATGCGGACGTTCGACCAGATGTGCGAGACGATCGCGCAGGGCGGCGCGCGCCGCGGCGCCCAGATGGGCGTCATGCGCGTCTCGCACCCCGACGTCATCCAGTTCATCCACTCGAAGAACAAGGACGTCTCGCTGGCGCACTCGCTCCGCCTGAACGACCCCGACGACTTCACGCACAACTCCTTCGCGGACGCCTTAGAGGAGGCGCGCGACCTCATCGACGAGGACGGGAAGGTGCCCGAACACCTCCGGAACGCGGTCGAGGGCCACCTCTCGAACTTCAACATCAGCGTCGGCGTCACCGACGACTTCATGGAGGCGCTGTACAACGACGAGGAGTTCACCTTCACGAACCCGCGCACCGAGGAGCCCCACATCGCGACCCCCGAGACGAAGGAGATATACGACATGTTCGGCCTCGGCGAGCACGTCGAGGTCGGCGAGGAGCTGTCGATCCCGGCCCAAGAGCTGTGGGACGACATGATCGAGGGCGCCCACGAGAACGGCGAGCCGGGCGTCATCTACCTCGAGCGCGTGAACAAGGAACATTCGTTCGACGTGGAGGAACACCCGGACCACCGCATCCTCGCGACGAACCCCTGCGGCGAGCAGCCGTTAGAGGAGTACGAGGCCTGTAACCTCGGCCACATCAACCTCTCGACGCTGGCGGCGCAGGATGCGCCGGACTGGCGCGTCTGGTCCGCCGAGCACGCGGACGAGTACGAGTCGAAGGAGGCAGCCATGTCGGCGTTCTTAGAGCAGGCGATCGACTTCGAGGAGTTCGACGAGCGGATCGACTACGGCACCCGATTCTTAGAGAACGTCGTGACGATGTCGGACTTCCCGGTCGAGAAGATCGAGCAGAAGGTCCGCGACATGCGGAAGATCGGGCTCGGAGTGATGGGGCTCGCCCAGCTGTACATCCAGCTCGGGATCCCGTACGGCACCGAGGAGGGCAACGAGGTCGCCCGCCAGCTGATGACCCACATCAACCACGCGTCGAAGCAGACCTCCCACGAGCTCGCGACGGAGCGCGGGACGTTCAACGACTGGGAGGAGTCGAAGTACGCGAACCCCACGGAGCACCGCGAGTGGTTCGAGCACTACACCGGCCTCGACGCCGACGAGTGGGCGGACGGCTTCCCGATCCGCAACCACAACACGACGACGATCGCGCCCACGGGCACGACGTCGATGATCGGGAACACCACCGGCGGCTGCGAACCCATCTACAACGTCGCCTACTACAAGAACGTCTCCGACGACGTGCAGGGCGACGAGATGCTCGTCGAGTTCGACGACTACTTCCTGCGCACCCTAGAGGAGAACGACGTCGACGTCGACGCCGTCAAGAAGGAAGCCCAAGATCAGATGGCGGCCAACGAGTTCGACGGCGTGGACGGGTTAGAGACGGTCCCGGACGCGATCGGCGAGCTGTTCGTCGTCACCGGCGACCTCTCCGGCAAGCAGCACGCGGCGGTCCAGTGCGCCTGCCAGGAGGGCGTCGACTCCGCCATCTCGAAGACGTGTAACTTCCCGAACGACGCCACCGCCGAGGAGATGGAGGAGGTGTACCGCTACATCTACGACCACGGCGGGAAGGGCGTCACCGTCTACCGCGACGGCACCCGCTCGAAGCAGGTGCTCACGACGCGCGCGAAGAACGCGGAGTTCGCCGACGAGAGCGAGGCGGCCGAGGCGATCGTCGAGCAGATCGGCGAGGTGTTCGGCGGCGTCGAGGCGTTCCTCGAGAACGAGGACGTGCAGGCGGCGATCGACACGGAGATCGCGGACCTGCTGGAGGCGAGCGAGCAGCCGCGGATCGACTACAGCGAGCGCAGCCCGCGCCCCGACTCGCTGAACGGCGTCACCCAGCGCGTCGAGACGGGGTACGGCAAGCTGTACGTCACCATCAACGAGGACGAGAACGGCCGACCGTTCGAGCTGTTCGCGAACATCGGCCACTCCGGCGGCTACACCAACTCCTTCACGGAGGCGCTCGCGAAGGTCATCTCGACGGCGCTCCGCTCGGGCGTGGACCCCGACGAGATCGTCGACGAGCTGCAGGGTACCCGGAGCCCGAAGGTCGCCTGGGACAAGGGCGAGCAGATCCAGTCGATCCCGGACGCGATCGGCACCGCGCTCCGCCGCTACCTCGACGACGAGATCGACAAGGGGATTCCCCAACAGCAGAGCCTCGACGACGTCGAGCGAGACCTGGCGAGCGAGCCGACGAGCCAGACCGACGGCGGCGCGGTCGACGCCCCGAGCGCGGACGCCCCCGGGCCGGCGGCCGAGGACGACGCGGCCGGCGCCGACGACGCGATGCAGGAGCTCATCGCGGCGGGCGAGTCGCCCGAGTGTCCCGACTGCGGCGGCATGAACCTCTACTACTCCGAGGGCTGCAAGACGTGCGAGTCGTGCGGCTGGTCGGAGTGTTAG
- a CDS encoding aldo/keto reductase — MEYTTLGDTGTTVSKICLGCMSFGDPDWREWVLDEEAGKEIVERALELGVTFFDTANMYSNGESERVLGEALEGHREEAVVATKGYFRMDESNPNSGGLSRKAIEQELQHSLDRLGMDTIDLYQIHRWDYDTPIEETLAALDDAVRRGDVRYIGGSSMWAHQFAEALHASDRDGYERFATMQNHYNLAYREEEREMLPLCQKEDVGVMPWSPLARGYLTRPHEAVDSTLRGETEEHLYEHPYREGGGPAVNERVAELADEKGVKMAQIALAWLFHKEWVDTPIVGTTSVEHLEDAVEALDIDLSASDQEWLEEPYEPVRVSGHE, encoded by the coding sequence ATGGAGTACACGACGCTCGGCGACACCGGCACGACGGTGTCGAAGATCTGTCTCGGCTGCATGAGCTTCGGCGACCCGGACTGGCGCGAGTGGGTCCTCGACGAGGAGGCGGGCAAAGAGATCGTCGAGCGAGCCTTAGAGCTCGGAGTGACGTTCTTCGACACCGCCAACATGTACTCGAACGGCGAGTCGGAGCGCGTCCTCGGCGAGGCGCTGGAAGGCCACCGCGAGGAGGCGGTCGTCGCCACGAAGGGGTACTTCCGGATGGACGAGTCGAACCCGAACTCGGGCGGGCTCTCGCGGAAGGCGATCGAACAGGAGCTACAGCACAGCCTCGACCGACTGGGGATGGACACGATCGACCTCTACCAGATCCACCGCTGGGATTACGACACGCCGATCGAGGAGACGCTCGCCGCGCTCGACGACGCCGTCCGCCGCGGCGACGTGCGGTACATCGGCGGCTCCTCGATGTGGGCCCACCAGTTCGCCGAGGCCCTCCACGCGAGCGACCGCGACGGGTACGAGCGGTTCGCCACGATGCAGAACCACTACAACCTGGCGTACCGCGAGGAGGAGCGCGAGATGCTCCCCCTCTGCCAGAAGGAGGACGTCGGCGTGATGCCGTGGAGCCCGCTCGCGCGCGGCTACCTCACCCGGCCGCACGAGGCGGTCGACAGCACGCTCCGCGGCGAGACCGAGGAGCACCTCTACGAGCACCCGTACCGCGAGGGCGGCGGCCCGGCGGTCAACGAGCGCGTCGCGGAGCTCGCCGACGAGAAGGGCGTGAAGATGGCCCAGATCGCGCTGGCGTGGCTGTTCCACAAAGAGTGGGTCGACACCCCCATCGTCGGGACGACCAGCGTCGAACACCTGGAGGACGCGGTCGAGGCGCTCGACATCGATCTGTCCGCCTCGGACCAGGAGTGGCTGGAGGAGCCGTACGAGCCGGTCCGCGTCTCCGGACACGAGTGA
- a CDS encoding cryptochrome/photolyase family protein, protein MSDDAVLWLLGDQLNPELGALDDADEVLLIEAHGFADRKPYHAHKLTLVFSAMRHFRDELRERGHDVTYLKAESFGEGLDAFLADRSDPDLRLMRPASHGAGERLRELVAERGGSLELIDNELFWTTPADWREWADEPEKEGGDGSGTESILAADGTAERTYRQEDWYRHVRRETGVLMDDGEPVGGEWNYDDQNRETPPDGWAPPERPRFEPDDLTRETHAWVRERFDTWGSDDLDGFAWPVTRAEARTALDAFVRERLPSFGRYQDAMATGEPFLSHSLLSPAINLGLLDPREPVRAVEAAYEERGVEPGAYDPADDAAGGDSATTLDAFAEGGSGSDSGSGDESDADGPPVPLNAAEGFVRQVIGWREFTRHVYREAMPELATANRLGQTRALPPAYWDGDTDMTCLSEAVDHVREYGYAHHIERLMVLSNFALTYGVDPAELNEWFHLGFVDAYHWVTTPNVVGMGSFGTDVLSSKPYAASGSYVNRMSDHCASCPYAVSRTTGEGACPFNALYWDFLKENEETLRGTGRMGLMYSHVDNKDDEEWTEIRERAATVRELAADGEL, encoded by the coding sequence ATGAGCGACGACGCCGTCCTCTGGCTGCTCGGCGACCAGCTCAACCCCGAGCTCGGCGCGCTCGACGACGCCGACGAGGTCCTGCTGATCGAGGCGCACGGCTTCGCCGACCGGAAGCCGTACCACGCCCACAAGCTGACGCTCGTCTTCTCCGCGATGCGCCACTTCCGGGACGAGCTCCGCGAGCGCGGTCACGACGTGACGTATCTGAAGGCGGAGTCGTTCGGCGAGGGCCTCGACGCGTTCCTCGCCGACCGGTCCGACCCCGACCTGCGGCTGATGCGTCCCGCGAGCCACGGCGCGGGCGAGCGCCTCCGCGAGCTCGTCGCCGAGCGGGGCGGATCGCTGGAGCTGATCGACAACGAGCTGTTCTGGACGACGCCGGCCGACTGGCGCGAGTGGGCCGACGAGCCGGAGAAGGAGGGAGGAGACGGGAGCGGGACGGAGTCGATTCTCGCCGCAGACGGGACCGCCGAACGCACCTACCGCCAGGAGGACTGGTACCGCCACGTCCGCCGCGAGACGGGCGTGTTGATGGACGACGGCGAGCCGGTCGGCGGAGAGTGGAACTACGACGACCAGAACCGCGAGACGCCGCCGGACGGCTGGGCCCCACCGGAGCGACCGCGGTTCGAGCCGGACGACCTCACGCGCGAGACGCACGCGTGGGTCCGCGAGCGGTTCGACACCTGGGGGAGCGACGACCTCGACGGGTTCGCGTGGCCGGTCACCCGCGCGGAGGCTCGGACGGCGCTCGACGCGTTCGTCCGCGAGCGACTCCCCTCGTTCGGCCGGTATCAGGACGCCATGGCGACCGGCGAGCCGTTCCTCTCGCACTCCCTGCTGTCGCCCGCGATCAACCTCGGCCTCCTCGACCCGCGCGAGCCGGTCCGGGCGGTCGAGGCCGCGTACGAGGAGCGCGGCGTCGAGCCGGGCGCGTACGACCCGGCCGACGACGCGGCCGGCGGCGACTCGGCGACGACGCTGGACGCGTTCGCGGAGGGAGGGAGCGGAAGCGACTCCGGGAGCGGAGACGAGAGTGACGCCGACGGTCCTCCGGTCCCGCTCAACGCCGCGGAGGGGTTCGTCAGGCAGGTGATCGGCTGGCGGGAGTTCACGCGGCACGTCTACCGCGAGGCGATGCCGGAGCTGGCGACGGCGAATCGGCTGGGTCAGACCCGAGCGCTCCCGCCGGCGTACTGGGACGGCGACACCGACATGACCTGCCTCTCCGAGGCGGTCGACCACGTCCGCGAGTACGGCTACGCCCACCACATCGAGCGACTGATGGTGCTGTCGAACTTCGCGCTGACCTACGGCGTCGACCCCGCGGAGCTGAACGAGTGGTTCCACCTCGGCTTCGTCGACGCGTATCACTGGGTGACGACGCCGAACGTCGTCGGGATGGGGTCGTTCGGCACCGACGTGCTCTCTTCGAAGCCGTACGCCGCCTCGGGGAGCTACGTGAACCGGATGAGCGACCACTGCGCGTCGTGTCCGTACGCCGTCTCCCGGACGACCGGCGAGGGCGCGTGTCCGTTCAACGCGCTGTACTGGGACTTCCTGAAGGAGAACGAGGAGACGCTCCGCGGCACCGGGCGGATGGGGCTGATGTACTCACACGTCGACAACAAGGACGACGAGGAGTGGACCGAGATCCGCGAGCGGGCGGCGACGGTCAGAGAGCTCGCGGCGGACGGAGAGTTATAA
- a CDS encoding DUF7470 family protein — MRDTLGLTGLVGVALVLLSVGLLTAYDPVVGGGTALLLAGLGLIAKGVADSAMRMFGLK, encoded by the coding sequence ATGCGTGACACGCTCGGACTCACCGGCCTCGTCGGCGTCGCCCTCGTCCTCCTCTCGGTCGGGCTGTTGACCGCGTACGACCCCGTCGTCGGCGGCGGGACCGCCCTCCTGCTGGCGGGGCTCGGACTGATCGCCAAGGGCGTCGCCGACTCCGCGATGCGGATGTTCGGCCTCAAGTAG